The Polaribacter sp. Q13 sequence TTTATTTTGAGTATAAAATATTTAAGTTTTAATACTAAATAACAGCGAGTGTATTTATAGTCGTTTTTTAAGTAATTGAAGCTTTATATATACTATCTATAGCACTGTCTAAAGCCAATGAAAACTCATCTGTACTTTGTTGAAATTTTAAATTGTTTAAAAGAGCTCTAGAAAAACTAGCTATTACACCTTTATTTTTAGCTAATAATGTGTTTGCTGTTTCAATATCATACCCTCCAGAAAGTGCAAATACTCTAATAACTTTAGGGTGGTTTACTAAGTCTTTATAAAAATCTGGAACTGTTGGTAATGTTAATTTTAAAATAACAGATTGATTTTCGTCTAACTTATCTAATTCTAACAGAATATTTTGCTTTAAAAGGGCTTCAATTTCAACTTTGTCTTTCGCATGAATATCAACTTCTGGTTCTAGAATAGGAATTAAACCACATTCAAGAATATCTAAACCAAAAGCAAATTGTTGTTTTACAATATCTCTAATTCCGTTTAAATTGTTTTCATAAATTACAGAACGCATTTTTGTTCCGAATATGCCTAATTTCTTAGCTTCAGATAAACGAGACTTCATGTTTGGTATGGGTTTCATTAATTTAGCACCCTCTTTAAGATTTTCCAATCCTTTATCAATTTTTAAAAAAGGGACAATATGTTTTTCTAATAAATAAGAAGGTACGGGCTTTTTATCTATTAAACCATTCATTGTTCTTTCAAAAAGAATGACACCTAAAATTTTATTTGGAGTAAAGTTTTTATCAGAAATTACTCGAGTACGCATATCATGAATGAGTTGGAACATCTCTGTTTCATCTTTATATTGATCCTCTGCAATACCGTAACCTAATAGTGCTTTTGGTGTACTTCCTCCACTCTGATCTAAAGCGGCAATAAATCCTTTACCTTCCTTAATGCTTTTTAATTGCTCTTGAAATGTGTACATGAAATTATGATTTTAGTATTAAAAAAAAAACTAGTTTTTTAGCTATATAAAGGTGCAAAAAGTTAATTCATTCAACAACAAAAAGAACATAAAAAAACCGTTAAATTTTATTTAAAAATTTGCTGTTTTTATTTGCTGACATGATTATGTTATTTTGATAGTGAGTATTTTAGAGGTGTTAAAAAATATAAATGCAATAGAATAATACGAGATGCTGTTGTTTTTTAAATTGTAAATAATTCTATTCAAATTAAATTTATTAAATAAAGGTCTTAGTTCTAATGTTTCTGTGTAAATAATTATAATTCAAATAGTTATTGTGTGTATTGGCAGTTTCTTATAAAAAAAGAGCAATAAAAAAAGGAACTACATTGCTGTAATTCCTTTTGTGATTTATAAGATTCCTCAATCGCCTAAAAGGGCTCATTTCGGAATGACATATGTTATATTGTAGTTAAACTATCTCTACAAACAAACCTTCGTCTGTTTTAGAAACTTTAGCTACTTTATGTTTAGTTAAACCTTTAATGGTTTTATCCCATTTTTTGTTAGACAAGCCAGATTTTACTTTTAAATCATTTAAATCTATTTTTTCTACTTTGGTAATAATTGCCAAAAGTGCTTTTTCATCATCATTCAATTCAACAGAAGCAGCCTTTTTCTCTGGTCTCATTTGAGGGAAGAAAAGTACTTCTTGTATCGATTGATTGTTGGTTAAAAACATAATTAAACGGTCCATTCCAATTCCCATTCCAGACGTTGGTGGCATTCCGTATTCTAAAGCTCTTAAGAAATCTTCATCAATAAATTCGGTAGCTTCATCATCACCTTTTTGCGCCAATTTAAGTTGATGCTCAAAACGCTCACGTTGATCAATTGGGTCATTCAATTCAGAATATGCATTTGCAATTTCTTTACCACAAACCATTAATTCAAAACGCTCTGTTAATTCTGGGTTGTCTCTGTGTTCTTTACAAAGAGGAGACATTTCTTTCGGGTAATCTGTAATAAAAGTAGGCTGAATGTAATTTGCTTCACATTTTTCACCAAAAATTTCATCAATTAATTTTCCTTTCCCCATGGTTTCATCCACAGGAATATTCATTCCTTTTGCAGCCGTTCTAATTTCATCTTCAGTTTTTCCAGTAATGTCAAAACCAGTAAAATGTTTAATAGAATCTGCCATTGTAACTCTGGCGTACGGTGCTTTAAAATCTATTTTGTGTTCACCAAAAGTAGCTTCAGAAGTTCCGTTTACAGCTATTGCACAATGCTCTAAAAGTTTTTCAGAAAAGTCCATCATCCAATTGTAATCTTTGTAAGAAACATAGATTTCCATGGCTGTAAATTCAGGATTATGAGTTCTGTCCATTCCTTCATTTCTAAAGTTTTTAGAGAATTCATACACACCATCAAAACCACCAACAATTAGTCTTTTTAAATACAATTCATTAGCTATTCTCATGTATAAGGGAATGTCTAATGAGTTATGGTGTGTCATAAAAGGTCTTGCTGCAGCTCCTCCAGGAATTGGTTGTAAAACCGGAGTTTCAACTTCAAAATAACCAGCGTCATTAAAGAAAGAACGCATAGCATTAAATAATTTTGTTCTTTTAATAAACACCTCTTTTACATGCGGATTTACAACTAAATCTGCATATCGCTGTCTGTATCTTAATTCTGGATCTGTAAAAGCATCATACGTAACACCATCTTTTACTTTAGGTAAAGGCAATGGTTTTAAAGACTTACTTAACAACGTAAAATTCTTAACACGCACTGTTTTTTCTCCCACTTTAGTGGTAAACAATTCACCTTCAATTCCTACAAAATCACCTAAATCTAGTAATTTTTTAAAAACATCATTGTACAAGGTTTTATCCTCTCCAGCACAAATTTCATCTCTGTTAAAATACACTTGTATTCTACCTTCTCCATCTTGCAATTGCGCAAAAGAAGCCTTTCCTTGTATGTTGATAGACATTAATCTACCAGCAATAATTACCTTTTTTCCCTCAACATAATCCTTCTTTATTTCTTTAGAATTAGAATCTACAGGATATAAATCTGCAGGATACGGATTGATGCCTAAAGCGCGTAATTTTACAAGCTTTTCTCTACGTACAACTTCTTGTTCTGATAATTGCATTTGCTGTTTAGTTTTCTGATGTTTATTTAAGAACGCAAAGATACAATCAAATGCATTAATAGCCAATTGAGAATAAAATAAAAAACAGTAACTTTATTTGAGAATATTTAAAAACTTCGTATATTTGTCGGCTGCTTTTTGTTAGGGCAGCATTAGTTGTGTTGTTTTGGCGCTTTAGTAAAAGCGTCGTGGTTTTGTTAACCAATGGAAAGCTTCCCTGAAACGGGACGCTTTTTTTTTACCCTGAATTTATTTCAGGGTCTCACTTTTTTATGTGATGTGGCAATTTTACTATTAAGTGTAATTCTTTTTTTTTTGTAGCTATTTCCAGCTTTCCGCACTCGCTTTTTTTATCCTGAAAAAGGAATAAAAAAGAGCTCAAACAATTGCTTCAATCTGGGCTAGACTTGTTTGCAGGCTTATAGTACTAGAGTGATTTTTATGCTGTATCTATGTTTTCAATGTTTCTATGTGTTCAATTTTTAAAAGAAATTTTCTTTAAATTCCCAAAACTGAATAACAAACAGCACAAAATAAATAACAGAAATAGAGAATTTAATCGTCGTAGAAGCTAAAAATCCAATGAAGGCCCCAAAAGAAGCTTTTAAAGCTCGGTTGGTGTCTTTACTATCATAAAGCAATTCCCCAATTAGCGCACCTAAAAAAGTACCAACCAACATACCAAACGGAATAGGAGAGAGCAAGCCAACAATTAATCCGATTGTAGTTCCGTAGACTCCATATTTAGTGCCGCCAAACCGTTTCGTTCCCATAGCAGGAATAAAGTAATCGAGAATCCAAATTAGAATGGCTAATCCTAAAGTAATACCTAAGAAAGTCCAATCCATCGGAATAATCTTGGTAAAATGTAATAAAAGTAAACCTATCCAACTTGTTAAAGGTCCGGGTAAAATTGGTAAAAATGAGCCAATAATGCCTAAGCAAACAAAAAGAAAGCCTAGAAGTAATAAAAATATATCCATAGTTTATAAATGATAATACTCGCTTAAAGTCAATAATAATGCCAGGTTTTTAGTTGTAAGACGATTCAAAATAAACCTTGTTACCATTATTCAGCTATAAACCTTGTTTTAATAATGACTAAAATATTAACAGAAGTAGAATAGCAGATTATTGAAGTAATTTGGTATTTGTAAGGAGCTTCTTTAAAAGAAGTAATTGATAGATTAGCTATACGAAAACTTTTATATAATACCATTTCTATAATTATTGGAATTTTAAAAAATTGTTATTGAGGAGTTTTCTGTTTGGGGTAATATAAATCTACAGCAACCAAAGTTTATATAAATTATAGATTGGTTATTTTTATGGGTTTAAATGAGGAGTTTTTTGAGTGTTAAATCTTTAGAATAAAAGTCGTTAAAGTTTTGTAAATTCACACTTTAATTAAAAGTATGTATTTAAGGTTTTTATCTTTTTTAATAATGATGGTTTTTATCACTTCGTGTGATTTATTTTGTCCTTCGAAAAGCAATAATACTGTAGCTTTAGATACGATTGTAGATTTTTCTTCTGTAGATACTTTTCCCTCTTTTAAAGGTTGTGATGCTATTATTGATAAACAACAAAAAGCAGATTGTTTTAGAGCAACTATCCATCAAAAGATGGGAGAAGAGCTGCAACAATACCATTTATCGGTTAAAGATTCTATCGACGAAATTGTGTATGTGGATGTTATTATTAATGCTGACGGAATTTTTAGTTTAGATACAATTCAGTCTTCAGAAAATATTAAAAAGGAATTACCAAAGTTAGATAGCTTATTAAAAGCAAGTGTAGAAAATCTTCCAAAAATCTATCCAGCAAATAAACGCGGAATTCCGGTTACTACAAAATATAGATTACCAATTAGAATTCAACTAACTGAATAACTTTGCTACCGCAAAACTTAGCAACAACAATTTTCATTTCGACGAGAGGAGAAATCGCATAACAGTGATCACAAAATCCCAATCAAACTTTATGAGATTTCTCTCTACTTTCGAAATGACAAAACTGTATGTTATCCTTTTTTTTTGCATAAAAAAAAACTCAAACAACTGAATGTTTGAGTTTCTATTTTTTAATAAATATTAAAAGAATACAAATGGCAACTTGGTTGCCGTTGCCTTAATTCAACATTTTCCAAAGTTTGTCTTTCAATTCTTGTAATCCTTTTTGAGCAACAGAAGATATAAATATAGCTTCGACACCTTTTGGTAAATCTGCTTTTATTTCTGCCTCTAATTCCTCATCTAACATATCTGTTTTAGAAATGGCTAATAAACGGTCTTTATCTAACAATTCTGGATTGTGTTGTTTTAGCTCGTTTAAAAGAATTTGATATTCTTTATTAATGTCATCACTATCCGCAGGAACTAAGAATAACAACGCCGAATTACGTTCTATATGACGTAAAAAACGATGTCCTAAACCTTTTCCTTCTGCAGCACCTTCTATAATTCCTGGAATATCTGCAATTACAAATGTTTGATGATTTCTATGTTCTACAATTCCTAAATTAGGTTTTAAAGTAGTAAAAGCATAATCTGCAATTTTTGGTTTTGCAGAAGTCAATACTGATAATAAAGTAGATTTTCCTGCATTAGGGAAACCAACCAAACCAACATCTGCCAATAGTTTTAATTCCATTCTAAACCAGCCATCAAAACCATCCATTCCAGGTTGTGCATATCTTGGTGTTTGATTTGTAGAAGATTTAAAGTTCCAGTTTCCTAGTCCTCCTTTTCCTCCACGTAATAAAATTACTTCTTTTTGATGTTCTGTAATTTCTATAATTACTTCATCTGTATCTGCATCTTTAATAATGGTACCTAAAGGCACATCAATATAAATGTCTTCTGCATCTGCACCAGAACTTCTACTAGCACTTCCGCCACCACCACTTTCGGCTCTAAAGTGACGTTTGAATTTTAGGTGAAATAAGGTCCACATGTTTTTATCACCTCGTAAAATAATGTGTCCTCCACGTCCACCATCTCCACCGTCAGGTCCACCTTTGGTAATATACTTTTCTCTATGTAAATGCATAGAACCTTGTCCGCCTTTACCAGAAGAAGCGTATATTTTTATGTAATCGACAAAATTTCCTTCAGTCATTTTTGTTGTGTAATTGTGTAAATGTTTAAATGTGTAATTGTTCGTGTTTGTTTAAACAATTAAACGCTTAAACAGTTACACTTTTTATAAAGTATCAAATACTTTTGCAATTCTTTGCGTAATTTCTTCAATAGAACCCAAACCATTAACGCCATAGTATTTATTTTGAGCGTCAAAATAATCTTTTAAAACAGCTGTTTTGGTGTTGTATTCGTTAAAACGGTTTCTAATTTTACTTTCATCAGTATCATCTGTTCTTCCGCTTGTTTTTCCTCTTTCTAATAAACGAGTTACTAGAGCATCTTCAGGTACCTCTAAAGCTACCATTCCGTTTATTTGTTCCCCTTTTTCAGCTAAAAAAGCATCTAAAGCTTCTGCTTGAGACTCTGTTCTTGGAAAACCATCAAAAATAAAACCGTTGGCATCTGCATTTTTTTCTACTTCTGCTTTTAGCATATTAATAGTTACTTCATCCGGAACTAAATCTCCTTCATCCATATATTTTTTAGCTAACAAACCTAATTCTGTTTGGTTTTTAATGTTAAAACGGAATACATCTCCTGTAGAGATATGTACTAAGTTATACATGTCCTTTAAAAAATCTGCTTGTGTTCCTTTTCCTGCTCCTGGAGGGCCAAATAATACGATGTTTTTCATTTTAGGTTGTGTTGATAGTTGATAAATTGCTGGGTAATTTCTACCTAAACCATTATAATCTAATCCGTAACCAACAATAAATTTATCTTCAATTCCTTTTCCGATATAATCTATTGGTAATTCTTTTCTAAATACGTCTGGTTTAAAAAATAACGTTGCAATTTTTAATTGTTTTAAATTTTTATCCCTAAAGATATTATAAATTTCTTGAAGTGTGTTTCCTGTATCAATAATATCTTCTAATATAATTACAGTTCTTCCTGTTAAATCTTCATTAATACCTACCAACTGTTTTACGTTTTCTGTAGAAGACGTACCATTATACGAAGCTAATTTTACAAATGAAACTTCACAAT is a genomic window containing:
- a CDS encoding fructose bisphosphate aldolase yields the protein MYTFQEQLKSIKEGKGFIAALDQSGGSTPKALLGYGIAEDQYKDETEMFQLIHDMRTRVISDKNFTPNKILGVILFERTMNGLIDKKPVPSYLLEKHIVPFLKIDKGLENLKEGAKLMKPIPNMKSRLSEAKKLGIFGTKMRSVIYENNLNGIRDIVKQQFAFGLDILECGLIPILEPEVDIHAKDKVEIEALLKQNILLELDKLDENQSVILKLTLPTVPDFYKDLVNHPKVIRVFALSGGYDIETANTLLAKNKGVIASFSRALLNNLKFQQSTDEFSLALDSAIDSIYKASIT
- the lysS gene encoding lysine--tRNA ligase, which produces MQLSEQEVVRREKLVKLRALGINPYPADLYPVDSNSKEIKKDYVEGKKVIIAGRLMSINIQGKASFAQLQDGEGRIQVYFNRDEICAGEDKTLYNDVFKKLLDLGDFVGIEGELFTTKVGEKTVRVKNFTLLSKSLKPLPLPKVKDGVTYDAFTDPELRYRQRYADLVVNPHVKEVFIKRTKLFNAMRSFFNDAGYFEVETPVLQPIPGGAAARPFMTHHNSLDIPLYMRIANELYLKRLIVGGFDGVYEFSKNFRNEGMDRTHNPEFTAMEIYVSYKDYNWMMDFSEKLLEHCAIAVNGTSEATFGEHKIDFKAPYARVTMADSIKHFTGFDITGKTEDEIRTAAKGMNIPVDETMGKGKLIDEIFGEKCEANYIQPTFITDYPKEMSPLCKEHRDNPELTERFELMVCGKEIANAYSELNDPIDQRERFEHQLKLAQKGDDEATEFIDEDFLRALEYGMPPTSGMGIGMDRLIMFLTNNQSIQEVLFFPQMRPEKKAASVELNDDEKALLAIITKVEKIDLNDLKVKSGLSNKKWDKTIKGLTKHKVAKVSKTDEGLFVEIV
- a CDS encoding DUF456 domain-containing protein, which produces MDIFLLLLGFLFVCLGIIGSFLPILPGPLTSWIGLLLLHFTKIIPMDWTFLGITLGLAILIWILDYFIPAMGTKRFGGTKYGVYGTTIGLIVGLLSPIPFGMLVGTFLGALIGELLYDSKDTNRALKASFGAFIGFLASTTIKFSISVIYFVLFVIQFWEFKENFF
- the obgE gene encoding GTPase ObgE produces the protein MTEGNFVDYIKIYASSGKGGQGSMHLHREKYITKGGPDGGDGGRGGHIILRGDKNMWTLFHLKFKRHFRAESGGGGSASRSSGADAEDIYIDVPLGTIIKDADTDEVIIEITEHQKEVILLRGGKGGLGNWNFKSSTNQTPRYAQPGMDGFDGWFRMELKLLADVGLVGFPNAGKSTLLSVLTSAKPKIADYAFTTLKPNLGIVEHRNHQTFVIADIPGIIEGAAEGKGLGHRFLRHIERNSALLFLVPADSDDINKEYQILLNELKQHNPELLDKDRLLAISKTDMLDEELEAEIKADLPKGVEAIFISSVAQKGLQELKDKLWKMLN
- a CDS encoding adenylate kinase; translated protein: MSIIKLQDLYFKPFINKEEIAVIVKTLAVQVKADLPKGEVPIFVGILNGCFLFAADFIREFNGDCEVSFVKLASYNGTSSTENVKQLVGINEDLTGRTVIILEDIIDTGNTLQEIYNIFRDKNLKQLKIATLFFKPDVFRKELPIDYIGKGIEDKFIVGYGLDYNGLGRNYPAIYQLSTQPKMKNIVLFGPPGAGKGTQADFLKDMYNLVHISTGDVFRFNIKNQTELGLLAKKYMDEGDLVPDEVTINMLKAEVEKNADANGFIFDGFPRTESQAEALDAFLAEKGEQINGMVALEVPEDALVTRLLERGKTSGRTDDTDESKIRNRFNEYNTKTAVLKDYFDAQNKYYGVNGLGSIEEITQRIAKVFDTL